One genomic region from Hyalangium minutum encodes:
- a CDS encoding alpha/beta hydrolase, protein MSATKKKPTPTPFEPELAQILPAFAGFTPLQMTADQIERYRAMPIPSIAEQIGDRPVQCVDFTIPGYQGADIAVSVISRKDHAKPGPGIYHVHGGGMVMANRFAGASDLVAWAMKFDAVCVTVEYRRAPEHPDPIPVEDCYAGLAWMAAHAEELRIQPERIIIFGGSAGGGLSAGTTLLARDRQGPKLFGQLLQCPMIDDRNETVSSHQFQGIGIWDRLSNLTGWTALLGDRRGTGDVSIYAAPARATDLSGLPPTFIDVGAAEVFRDEAVAYASAIWAAGGDAELHVWGGAFHGFSQIAPGAAISQAANAAREAWLERLLR, encoded by the coding sequence ATGAGCGCCACGAAGAAGAAGCCGACCCCGACCCCGTTCGAGCCCGAGCTCGCCCAAATCCTTCCGGCATTCGCCGGATTCACCCCGCTCCAGATGACCGCCGATCAGATCGAAAGATATCGGGCGATGCCCATCCCTTCGATCGCCGAGCAGATCGGCGACCGGCCGGTCCAGTGCGTCGACTTCACCATCCCCGGCTACCAAGGGGCCGACATCGCCGTCTCGGTGATCTCGCGGAAAGACCATGCCAAGCCGGGCCCCGGCATCTATCACGTCCACGGCGGCGGGATGGTCATGGCCAACCGGTTCGCAGGTGCCTCTGATCTGGTGGCGTGGGCGATGAAGTTCGACGCGGTGTGCGTCACGGTCGAATACCGGCGAGCCCCTGAGCACCCCGATCCCATCCCCGTCGAGGACTGCTACGCGGGACTCGCGTGGATGGCCGCACACGCCGAGGAGCTGCGGATCCAACCGGAGCGGATCATCATCTTCGGTGGAAGCGCCGGGGGCGGCCTGTCCGCGGGCACGACCCTGTTGGCGCGCGACCGCCAGGGGCCGAAGCTGTTCGGCCAGCTCCTCCAATGCCCGATGATCGATGATCGGAACGAGACCGTCTCGTCGCACCAGTTCCAGGGGATTGGTATCTGGGACCGCCTCAGCAACCTGACCGGCTGGACGGCCTTGCTCGGGGACCGGCGCGGAACGGGCGACGTGTCCATCTATGCAGCTCCCGCGCGTGCGACCGATCTAAGCGGCCTGCCGCCCACGTTCATCGACGTGGGGGCGGCGGAAGTCTTCCGCGACGAGGCCGTGGCCTACGCGAGCGCGATCTGGGCTGCAGGCGGAGACGCGGAACTGCACGTGTGGGGCGGCGCGTTCCACGGCTTCAGCCAGATAGCGCCAGGTGCTGCCATCTCCCAAGCAGCGAACGCGGCTCGGGAGGCCTGGCTCGAACGGCTCCTCAGATGA
- a CDS encoding nuclear transport factor 2 family protein gives MREKNLQYLLDWTSIQDLAVEYGQAIDHGRDTGDWSRWANVFTDEVTADYTRLGFDPLTLKREQMPDVAKGALKAFHRVQHATANCVGLRFQSDSHAEVMAYAEVAHYFHAGGDQHEWTIVARYTFSVERTPDGWKIRKVLLDPIHYRGNRVGKDLLEGKTLI, from the coding sequence ATGAGAGAGAAGAACCTTCAGTACCTGCTGGATTGGACGTCCATCCAGGATCTGGCCGTGGAGTACGGCCAGGCCATCGACCACGGCCGAGACACCGGCGACTGGAGCCGCTGGGCGAACGTCTTCACCGACGAAGTCACCGCGGACTACACCCGCCTGGGCTTCGACCCGCTCACCCTCAAGCGGGAGCAGATGCCCGACGTGGCCAAGGGGGCCTTGAAGGCCTTCCATCGGGTCCAACATGCCACCGCCAACTGCGTGGGCCTCCGCTTCCAGAGCGACTCCCACGCCGAAGTCATGGCCTATGCGGAAGTCGCTCACTACTTCCACGCCGGAGGCGACCAGCACGAGTGGACCATCGTCGCCCGCTACACCTTCTCCGTGGAGAGAACTCCGGATGGATGGAAGATCCGCAAAGTGTTGCTGGACCCCATCCACTATCGCGGCAACCGGGTGGGCAAAGACCTGCTGGAGGGCAAGACGCTCATCTGA
- a CDS encoding adenylate/guanylate cyclase domain-containing protein, translated as MTPAALASIQKQLLHLRHVGDGGLSLMADLVELVRAHDLPLWRCRFNLMTKHPELVWHTVQWSEEEGVKFIDRSRLTLDAPTFTRSPVPLLRNGSPPIRVRLTGDDLPFPVCQELQAQGGTDYFIQGLRYSTGDIGYISWATRAPEGFSDEALAALTDLGPHLTQRIELVSAYHATQALLEVYLGRNAGQRVAQGSFQRGSGELIDAAIWFCDLRDFTSLSEQSTPQAMVKTLDEYFDHVAGAVMARGGEVLKFIGDAILAIFPLAGDAPRACQSALLAAKEALTALQGLNAERRSRGEVPLSIGVALHVGQVMYGNIGARGRLDFTVISSAVNEACRLESLCKPLQVPLTMSEAFVQLTRPEAAVELGQHALKGVRVPIRVFTLMGYLLR; from the coding sequence GTGACGCCCGCAGCGCTCGCCTCCATCCAGAAGCAGCTCTTGCACTTGCGGCACGTGGGGGACGGCGGACTGTCCTTGATGGCGGACCTGGTCGAGTTGGTGCGCGCCCACGATCTGCCCCTGTGGCGGTGCCGCTTCAACCTGATGACCAAGCACCCAGAGCTCGTGTGGCACACCGTGCAGTGGAGCGAGGAGGAAGGCGTCAAGTTCATCGATCGCAGCCGCCTGACCCTGGACGCGCCGACCTTCACGCGCAGCCCCGTGCCGCTGTTGCGCAACGGCTCGCCGCCGATTCGCGTGCGCCTGACAGGCGATGACCTGCCATTTCCCGTGTGCCAGGAGCTCCAAGCCCAGGGAGGAACGGACTACTTCATCCAGGGCCTCCGGTACTCGACGGGCGACATCGGCTACATCTCCTGGGCCACGCGCGCGCCGGAGGGGTTCTCGGACGAAGCCCTGGCGGCCTTGACGGATCTGGGGCCCCATCTCACGCAGCGCATCGAGCTCGTCTCGGCCTACCATGCCACGCAGGCGCTCCTGGAGGTGTACTTGGGCCGCAATGCCGGCCAGCGGGTGGCTCAGGGCAGCTTCCAGCGCGGCAGCGGCGAGCTGATCGACGCGGCGATCTGGTTCTGCGATCTGCGCGACTTCACCTCGCTCTCCGAGCAGAGCACGCCGCAGGCCATGGTGAAGACCCTGGACGAGTACTTCGACCATGTGGCCGGTGCGGTGATGGCGCGCGGAGGCGAAGTCCTCAAGTTCATCGGTGACGCCATCCTGGCCATCTTCCCTCTGGCCGGGGACGCGCCGCGCGCATGCCAGAGTGCCTTGCTGGCCGCGAAGGAGGCCCTGACTGCGTTGCAGGGCTTGAACGCGGAGCGCCGCTCCCGGGGAGAAGTGCCCCTCTCCATCGGCGTGGCTCTGCACGTGGGGCAGGTGATGTACGGCAACATTGGCGCACGGGGCCGCTTGGACTTCACCGTCATCTCTTCCGCCGTGAACGAAGCGTGCCGCCTGGAGTCGCTGTGCAAGCCGCTCCAGGTCCCGCTGACGATGAGCGAAGCCTTCGTGCAGCTGACCCGGCCGGAAGCGGCGGTGGAGTTGGGTCAACACGCACTCAAAGGGGTCCGGGTTCCCATCCGGGTGTTCACCTTGATGGGTTACCTCTTACGGTAG
- a CDS encoding McrB family protein encodes MAPQFQKFLWTDNGVSTAGMGAMVQVDSAYTDTALAKVLFRMRQEKLPEDTLERAKVLQSMFEEIMGMVTPKHNERRPGARLIRIFAGLFPRNVLCLLDQHRTHVVRRYLGMKKGGMGTIAQQVVIRQRLQDSLGEPSSLRGHVEQSMFSWLLYELAEEENISELEEAPVPGDPSKSGTDAPRLKLLPFEEQRKGLFYIPRAINTVMRLVRSTETGTTREEMLEAIRDLFPGLKNSSLEMYLSVLRTNLGVIEFRDNAFRPSARGQQLLDGEEPSEVLAPILVGQIFGFAQVLWILKDKPGGLVRSEIVERLLTWYPRWTTPRVPNDVLTWSKEIGLVEEIGGADKRVILTEPGSYWASGLPADLETKWGPTSIIDDPSPAEGTVIIPGPTLGAGLRPAPFEKIRERFQNDKELKGLVYPTSFVHLFDAALRALDGKRFVLLAGLSGTGKTSLARAYARAYCEALELNPADHYCEVSVRPDWTDPTGLLGYYNPISAKPRFEETEALELVLRASQNPTLPYFLCLDEMNLARVEHYFAPFLTAMEGKGELQIHNERDRIDGVEPRVPWPRNLFIIGTVNMDETTHAFSDKVLDRAFSFELWDVDLAAWQARALEAGTSADMLQRVMPVLEKLQKALVPARRHFGYRTCQEVVAFCSAVSSLPLQEALDAAVLAKVLPKLRGDDSGPLPQALAEVLRICQGEKLQNSAQKVEQMRRSLESLGVARFWM; translated from the coding sequence GTGGCTCCCCAGTTCCAGAAATTCCTCTGGACTGACAATGGTGTCTCCACTGCGGGCATGGGCGCCATGGTGCAGGTCGACTCGGCCTACACGGACACAGCGCTGGCCAAGGTCCTATTCCGTATGCGGCAGGAGAAACTGCCCGAAGACACCCTCGAGCGCGCCAAGGTGTTGCAGTCCATGTTCGAAGAGATCATGGGAATGGTGACGCCCAAGCACAATGAGCGGAGACCAGGAGCTCGGTTGATCCGGATCTTTGCCGGTCTGTTCCCTCGAAACGTACTCTGCCTCCTCGACCAGCACCGCACGCACGTTGTCCGGCGCTATCTTGGGATGAAGAAGGGCGGGATGGGCACCATTGCCCAGCAGGTGGTGATCCGGCAGAGGCTGCAAGACTCTCTCGGAGAACCTTCGAGCCTCCGTGGGCACGTTGAACAGAGCATGTTCTCCTGGCTTCTCTACGAGCTGGCCGAGGAAGAGAACATCTCTGAACTCGAGGAGGCCCCTGTCCCGGGTGACCCATCCAAATCCGGAACGGACGCGCCACGCCTGAAGCTGCTCCCCTTCGAGGAGCAACGGAAGGGGCTCTTCTACATCCCTCGGGCCATCAACACGGTGATGCGGCTGGTGCGCTCCACCGAGACGGGCACTACCCGGGAAGAAATGCTGGAAGCCATTCGCGACCTCTTTCCGGGGCTGAAGAACTCTTCCCTGGAAATGTACCTCTCCGTGCTGCGGACAAACCTGGGGGTGATCGAATTCCGGGACAATGCATTCCGGCCTAGTGCACGAGGGCAGCAACTCCTTGATGGTGAGGAGCCCAGCGAAGTGCTGGCCCCCATCCTCGTCGGTCAGATCTTCGGCTTTGCTCAGGTCCTCTGGATCCTGAAGGACAAGCCAGGCGGACTGGTGCGTTCGGAAATCGTTGAGCGGCTCCTCACCTGGTATCCGCGATGGACGACCCCGCGGGTGCCGAACGACGTGCTCACCTGGTCCAAAGAGATCGGGTTGGTGGAGGAGATCGGGGGTGCTGACAAGCGCGTCATCCTGACAGAGCCAGGCTCCTACTGGGCAAGTGGTCTCCCTGCGGACCTTGAAACGAAGTGGGGTCCCACCTCCATCATCGATGATCCCTCTCCTGCTGAAGGCACGGTGATCATACCGGGTCCCACCCTCGGGGCGGGGCTTCGCCCCGCGCCCTTTGAAAAGATCCGCGAGCGCTTCCAGAACGATAAGGAGCTGAAGGGACTGGTCTATCCCACCAGCTTCGTCCATCTCTTCGATGCGGCGCTCCGCGCGTTGGACGGCAAACGGTTCGTGCTGCTGGCAGGGCTCTCCGGAACCGGGAAGACTTCTCTGGCGCGAGCGTACGCTCGTGCGTACTGCGAAGCCCTCGAACTCAACCCGGCCGACCACTACTGCGAGGTTTCCGTCCGGCCGGACTGGACTGACCCCACGGGCTTACTCGGCTATTACAACCCGATCTCGGCCAAGCCGCGCTTCGAGGAGACGGAGGCACTTGAGTTGGTGCTGAGGGCCTCCCAGAACCCGACGCTGCCCTACTTTCTCTGCCTGGACGAGATGAACTTGGCGCGGGTCGAGCATTACTTCGCCCCCTTCCTTACCGCGATGGAAGGCAAGGGCGAGCTCCAGATCCACAACGAGCGCGACCGGATTGATGGCGTCGAACCCCGCGTGCCATGGCCCCGCAACCTCTTCATCATCGGGACGGTCAACATGGATGAGACCACCCACGCCTTCTCCGACAAGGTGCTGGATCGTGCGTTCTCATTCGAACTGTGGGACGTGGACCTCGCGGCGTGGCAGGCTCGGGCCCTAGAGGCAGGCACTTCGGCGGACATGTTGCAACGAGTAATGCCCGTGCTGGAGAAGCTGCAGAAGGCGCTCGTCCCTGCGCGGCGACACTTCGGCTATCGCACCTGCCAGGAGGTGGTTGCTTTCTGTAGCGCGGTCAGCTCCCTTCCTCTGCAAGAGGCACTGGATGCCGCAGTGTTGGCCAAGGTGCTCCCCAAGCTGCGGGGTGATGACAGCGGCCCGCTGCCTCAGGCGCTCGCTGAAGTGCTTCGGATCTGCCAGGGCGAGAAGCTCCAGAACTCGGCCCAGAAGGTCGAGCAGATGAGGCGGTCCCTTGAGAGCCTGGGCGTAGCCCGCTTCTGGATGTGA
- a CDS encoding DUF2357 domain-containing protein → MDILITRREKSVHVPLERLPDGSWSAREGDDLRIRVRASTPAAVTLAGAMLTLEHVTQEGNVLETCFRLSIETWAGRARLLVQAGQTEQTEALDVSPHPGKLGVDAYREMLAELVAISKDLPWGLGPGSHAATRADESPMLVHASVIDAELPALLQALRRLALDPLSWTRRERVLERLPANRRVDPASFRWLVAHPRALGAVRPSSPTQSADSGVFIEQRRIQSTLDHPATRYLSYLLERLLRTLRRSSKAFHQISGREPRAIEYAHVLDAATEEIEATLGRVPFKGVLPEPLGPGSLQAVIDHPSYARVQRLAQRLLDPGMQLDEQGAFSSSLGYTYELFELLALYRLAGGLSRELGEAWTCTSTPPRSSGLLERPPFGCVWRAASVNGLVLELHYQRTFTAWSEQGLHFQSLSGERRPDYVLLILREDKPLGWIVLDAKYRSSRDAIHQGLADLHVYRDSLRWHGQPARAGFILVPQTTEGASAYATASYHQTHHFGALILQASEWWTPILNEIQEASGLAHYRFPTSRTPSTTA, encoded by the coding sequence ATGGACATCCTGATCACGCGTCGGGAGAAGTCCGTCCATGTGCCCTTGGAGCGACTTCCGGACGGGAGTTGGTCCGCTCGGGAGGGTGATGACCTTCGCATCCGTGTGCGTGCGTCCACACCCGCAGCGGTCACCCTCGCGGGGGCGATGCTCACGCTTGAGCACGTTACCCAGGAAGGGAATGTGCTTGAGACCTGCTTCCGGCTGAGCATCGAGACGTGGGCAGGCCGGGCGCGGCTCCTGGTACAAGCAGGACAGACAGAACAGACGGAGGCGCTCGATGTGAGTCCCCATCCCGGCAAGCTGGGCGTGGATGCCTACCGGGAGATGCTGGCGGAGCTGGTTGCTATCTCCAAGGATCTGCCCTGGGGACTGGGGCCGGGCTCCCATGCTGCGACTCGAGCCGACGAGTCGCCAATGCTGGTGCATGCGAGCGTCATCGACGCGGAGTTGCCAGCACTGCTCCAGGCGCTCCGCAGGCTGGCGCTCGATCCGCTGAGCTGGACGCGGCGAGAACGCGTCCTGGAGCGACTGCCCGCCAACCGGCGCGTGGATCCCGCCAGCTTCCGGTGGCTGGTGGCTCACCCACGAGCCCTGGGTGCAGTTCGGCCTTCCTCGCCCACGCAGTCGGCCGATTCTGGCGTCTTCATCGAACAGCGCCGCATCCAGAGCACGCTGGATCACCCAGCCACCCGCTACCTGAGCTACCTGCTTGAGCGACTGCTGCGAACGCTTCGGCGCAGTTCCAAGGCCTTTCACCAGATTTCGGGCCGAGAGCCCCGGGCGATTGAGTACGCCCATGTGCTGGATGCCGCGACAGAGGAGATTGAAGCAACTTTGGGGCGCGTCCCATTCAAGGGCGTGCTTCCCGAGCCTCTTGGCCCAGGCTCATTGCAGGCCGTGATCGATCATCCCAGCTACGCGAGGGTTCAGCGCCTGGCCCAGCGCCTGTTGGATCCAGGCATGCAACTGGATGAGCAGGGCGCCTTCTCCTCCAGCCTTGGGTATACCTACGAGCTGTTCGAGTTGCTGGCCCTCTACCGACTGGCGGGTGGACTTTCGCGGGAGCTCGGGGAGGCGTGGACCTGCACGAGCACGCCTCCCCGTAGCTCTGGGCTGTTGGAGCGTCCACCTTTCGGATGTGTTTGGCGAGCCGCCTCGGTGAATGGACTGGTGCTAGAACTGCACTACCAGCGAACGTTCACGGCTTGGTCCGAGCAAGGCCTGCACTTCCAGAGCCTGAGTGGTGAGCGACGCCCTGACTATGTCCTCCTGATCCTGCGTGAGGACAAGCCGCTGGGGTGGATCGTACTGGATGCCAAGTACCGTTCCAGTCGTGACGCCATTCACCAAGGGCTGGCGGATCTTCATGTGTACCGGGACTCACTCCGTTGGCATGGGCAACCCGCTCGGGCTGGCTTCATCCTAGTGCCTCAAACGACGGAGGGCGCCAGTGCCTACGCGACCGCGAGCTATCATCAGACCCATCACTTCGGAGCACTCATCCTCCAGGCCTCCGAGTGGTGGACACCGATCTTGAATGAGATTCAGGAGGCGTCTGGCCTTGCGCACTACCGATTCCCTACGTCCCGCACGCCATCGACCACCGCCTGA
- a CDS encoding VOC family protein codes for MIDHTGIGVEDVPRSAAFYDAALGALGMRRVIELRESDRLDGVGYGVDYPVFWIDRFHPHSVKQHTAFAAKSRAEVDAFYAVALRAGGTDNGAPGLRPTEKGYPAGYYAAFVLDPDGNNMEAIYRERQARS; via the coding sequence ATGATCGATCACACGGGCATTGGCGTTGAGGACGTTCCCAGATCCGCTGCGTTTTATGATGCGGCGTTGGGTGCGCTGGGGATGCGCCGTGTCATCGAACTCCGGGAGAGCGATCGTCTGGACGGCGTTGGCTATGGAGTTGACTATCCTGTCTTCTGGATTGACCGCTTTCATCCGCACAGCGTGAAGCAGCACACGGCGTTTGCCGCGAAGAGCCGCGCCGAGGTGGATGCGTTCTACGCGGTAGCCCTGCGTGCCGGTGGGACAGATAACGGCGCTCCGGGGCTGCGTCCAACGGAGAAGGGCTATCCGGCTGGGTACTACGCGGCCTTCGTGCTCGATCCCGATGGCAACAATATGGAGGCCATCTACAGAGAACGTCAGGCTCGGTCCTGA
- a CDS encoding double-CXXCG motif protein — MLTWLPPYRAELELHGAGFGDFLEGPGREVLLSERLAEAFQKEGLTGLLGFHPVEVVRLRGRRKKFNALTVPRYVVATPCLGSGAVDEARSRLRHTKPVTCPECRSGGLDSIHGFALESGTWKGEDVFRARGFRGCIVGSERFAEFVKRHGFTNMKFTPTEEYVWDPLHKGPPDTSSATPT, encoded by the coding sequence ATGCTTACGTGGCTGCCCCCATACCGCGCCGAGTTGGAACTGCATGGTGCGGGTTTCGGGGACTTCCTGGAGGGCCCCGGCCGTGAGGTCCTCCTCTCCGAACGCTTGGCGGAGGCGTTTCAGAAGGAAGGGCTGACAGGGCTGCTCGGCTTTCACCCCGTCGAGGTGGTACGCCTGCGCGGGAGGCGGAAGAAGTTCAATGCTCTCACCGTCCCTCGCTATGTCGTCGCCACGCCCTGCCTGGGCAGTGGAGCAGTGGACGAGGCCCGGAGCCGCCTGCGCCATACGAAGCCCGTCACATGCCCGGAATGCCGCTCTGGAGGACTGGACTCCATCCATGGCTTCGCGCTGGAATCTGGTACATGGAAAGGCGAGGACGTGTTTCGTGCTAGAGGCTTTCGCGGATGCATCGTTGGCTCTGAGCGCTTCGCCGAGTTCGTCAAGCGCCACGGCTTCACGAACATGAAGTTCACACCCACGGAGGAGTACGTTTGGGATCCGCTTCACAAGGGTCCGCCCGATACCTCTTCGGCCACTCCCACTTGA
- a CDS encoding TolC family protein has translation MSPRLATAAFGLAAACLWPRAGAAQPSEFTLEEALALARQQAPTVLEARGRVAEAQGPVAGASPWLRDNPTLQTEAGPRTRSGGEQSLDWAVGLSQPVELGGKRGARLESARSGLTRESAHQQDTERLVLGEVMATFLRAVHARERRVLARAAEDAAQQTAQAAQHRFEAGDVPVVDVHVARVALARARAEVASTEGEEASLLGELRVLLGFTAQQPLGVRGELHSLASQPLPPMLGGPPRPDLAALEAELAQAEADLRLGRSEAWPEVSLGVRYQREAHESAVLGTLSVPVPLFSRGQEARVSGEARVHRLQGVLQAARRAREVQVEAALARYRKQQQAVELLEREALPLLEDNESLARRSYEAGEMGLAEFLLVRRDVLETRAAYLDSLLQAALARTRLAVETGALP, from the coding sequence ATGTCTCCCCGTCTCGCGACGGCCGCCTTCGGGCTGGCCGCCGCATGCCTCTGGCCGCGCGCAGGTGCGGCCCAGCCGTCCGAGTTCACCCTCGAAGAGGCCCTGGCCCTGGCTCGCCAGCAGGCCCCCACTGTGCTGGAGGCCCGCGGCCGTGTGGCCGAGGCCCAAGGGCCTGTGGCCGGTGCCTCCCCCTGGCTGCGCGACAACCCCACCCTGCAGACCGAAGCGGGCCCTCGGACCCGCTCCGGCGGCGAGCAGAGCTTGGACTGGGCCGTGGGCCTCTCCCAGCCCGTCGAGCTGGGCGGCAAGCGAGGTGCCCGCTTGGAGTCCGCACGCTCCGGCCTCACTCGTGAGAGCGCCCATCAGCAGGACACCGAACGCCTCGTCCTCGGCGAGGTGATGGCCACCTTCCTGCGCGCGGTGCACGCCCGGGAGCGGCGAGTACTGGCCCGCGCAGCGGAGGACGCGGCCCAGCAGACGGCCCAGGCCGCCCAGCATCGCTTCGAGGCCGGGGACGTTCCCGTGGTGGATGTCCACGTGGCCCGCGTGGCGCTCGCACGCGCCCGGGCAGAGGTGGCGAGCACCGAAGGAGAGGAGGCCTCGCTCCTGGGCGAGCTCCGCGTGCTGCTCGGGTTCACCGCTCAACAGCCCCTGGGCGTGCGCGGTGAGCTGCACTCCCTCGCCTCCCAACCCCTGCCCCCCATGCTGGGCGGCCCGCCCCGCCCGGACCTCGCCGCTCTGGAGGCCGAGCTGGCCCAGGCCGAGGCAGACCTCCGGCTCGGCCGGAGCGAGGCCTGGCCGGAGGTCTCTTTAGGGGTTCGCTACCAGCGAGAGGCCCATGAGTCCGCTGTTCTCGGCACCCTGAGCGTGCCCGTGCCGCTGTTCTCCCGAGGCCAGGAGGCCCGCGTCTCCGGCGAGGCCCGAGTGCACCGCCTCCAAGGCGTGCTCCAGGCCGCGCGCCGCGCCCGGGAAGTCCAGGTGGAGGCGGCCCTCGCCCGCTACCGCAAGCAGCAGCAGGCCGTGGAGCTCCTCGAGCGCGAGGCCCTCCCGCTGCTGGAAGACAACGAGTCCCTCGCCCGCCGCTCCTATGAGGCCGGAGAGATGGGCCTCGCCGAGTTCCTCCTCGTGCGCCGGGATGTGCTGGAGACCCGGGCCGCCTACCTCGACAGCCTCCTCCAAGCGGCGCTGGCCCGCACCCGGCTCGCGGTGGAGACAGGAGCCCTTCCATGA
- a CDS encoding efflux RND transporter periplasmic adaptor subunit — protein MKPLPLALLSLLLLSACNREAPPAKAPHAPEAEGEDHDHADTPGEAHVRIAPDMLRDLRVTTAPVKARPSSETITVLGELTFSEDAYAEVASPIPARVSAIAVNTGQQVQQGQRLAELRSPELGKARAALQAAQARATAARQAAERKRTLAAERIVAQKEVQAAEAEATAAEAEVSAVRAQLVALGSDGAERTSGPEAPGFVLRAPIAGTVIERNARLGQMADPSQPLFRVGDLSSLWLIAHAFERDAVRLQPGGEARVTFAAFPGQEFSAKVGHVGQQVDAASRTIPVRLELDNREGLLRPGMSASASLPLKGTASITTVPASALQRLENGWVAFIPTREAGVFERREVGRGRPLGDEVEVLAGLKAGEQVVVEGAFLLKAEVEKSSGGGDEHGH, from the coding sequence ATGAAGCCCCTTCCGCTCGCGCTGCTCTCCCTGCTCCTCCTGTCCGCGTGCAACCGCGAGGCGCCTCCGGCCAAGGCTCCGCACGCTCCCGAAGCAGAGGGCGAAGACCATGACCACGCCGACACTCCGGGCGAGGCTCACGTCCGCATTGCTCCGGACATGCTCCGAGACCTGCGCGTCACCACCGCGCCCGTCAAGGCACGCCCCAGCAGCGAGACCATCACCGTGCTGGGAGAGCTGACCTTCAGCGAGGACGCCTATGCCGAGGTGGCCTCTCCCATCCCCGCGCGCGTGAGCGCCATCGCCGTGAACACCGGCCAGCAGGTCCAGCAGGGCCAGCGGCTCGCGGAGCTGCGAAGCCCCGAGCTGGGCAAGGCCCGCGCCGCGCTCCAGGCCGCCCAGGCCCGCGCCACCGCCGCCCGGCAGGCCGCCGAGCGCAAGCGCACCCTCGCCGCCGAGCGCATCGTCGCCCAGAAGGAAGTCCAAGCCGCCGAGGCCGAGGCCACCGCCGCCGAGGCCGAGGTCTCCGCAGTCCGTGCGCAGTTGGTGGCCCTGGGCTCGGACGGAGCGGAGCGCACCAGCGGGCCCGAGGCTCCCGGGTTCGTGCTGCGCGCCCCCATCGCGGGCACCGTCATCGAGCGCAACGCCCGGCTCGGGCAGATGGCGGATCCGTCCCAGCCCCTCTTCCGCGTGGGCGACCTGTCTTCCTTGTGGCTCATCGCCCATGCGTTCGAGCGGGATGCCGTGCGCCTCCAGCCGGGCGGCGAGGCGCGAGTCACCTTCGCGGCCTTCCCCGGCCAGGAGTTCTCCGCGAAGGTCGGCCATGTGGGCCAGCAGGTGGATGCCGCCTCGCGCACCATCCCCGTGCGGCTGGAGTTGGACAACCGCGAGGGGCTGCTCCGGCCGGGCATGTCCGCCTCGGCCTCGCTCCCGCTGAAGGGCACCGCCTCCATCACCACGGTGCCCGCCTCTGCGCTCCAGCGACTGGAGAACGGCTGGGTGGCCTTCATCCCCACCCGCGAGGCCGGTGTCTTCGAGCGGCGCGAGGTGGGCCGTGGCCGTCCCCTGGGAGACGAGGTGGAGGTGCTCGCGGGGTTGAAGGCCGGCGAGCAAGTCGTGGTGGAAGGCGCCTTCCTCCTGAAGGCCGAGGTGGAGAAGTCCAGCGGCGGAGGAGACGAACATGGGCACTGA